A single region of the Micropterus dolomieu isolate WLL.071019.BEF.003 ecotype Adirondacks linkage group LG02, ASM2129224v1, whole genome shotgun sequence genome encodes:
- the LOC123962116 gene encoding type-2 ice-structuring protein-like, with protein sequence MKTLVSLFLRDDKYLHIRAGVSEATDAEKEEEKVILQLQTLSPSSDFPFSNTSLSESKGFIVSAMKTLAVSALVCAAMALTRAAALPEATPEKGQPAKSHLVKRSPSCSGSWSEISGRCFQFVPRALTWAQAERNCLSMGANLASVRGAEEYRKIQRLIADKTHGNPRTWVGGSDGAEEGAWFWSDGTPFTFSYWCRGEPNNVHSQHCMQMNYKGHKCWDDVQCNKHLPSVCVKKTS encoded by the exons ATGAAAACACTGGT TTCCCTGTTTTTGAGAGATGACAAGTATCTGCATATAAGGGCTGGTGTTTCTGAAGCCACAGACgctgagaaggaagaagagaaagtaATTCTGCAGCTACAAACTCTCTCACCATCTTCTGACTTCCCCTTCAGCAACACGTCTCTCTCTGAATCAAAGGGTTTCATCGTCTCCGCAATGAAGACGCTGGCTGTGTCTGCGCTTGTTTGTGCCGCGATGGCTCTGACTAGAGCTGCGG CTCTTCCAGAGGCAACACCTGAAAAAGGCCAACCGG CAAAGAGTCACCTGGTCAAGAGGTCACCATCTTGTTCAGGTAGCTGGTCTGAGATCAGCGGTCGCTGTTTCCAGTTCGTTCCAAGAGCCTTGACTTGGGCTCAAGCTGAG AGAAACTGTCTGTCCATGGGTGCAAACCTTGCATCTGTCCGAGGAGCTGAGGAGTATCGTAAGATTCAAAGGCTGATAGCAGATAAAACTCACGGGAATCCACGGACGTGGGTCGGAGGCTCTGACGGTGCAGAG GAGGGTGCTTGGTTCTGGAGTGATGGTACACCTTTCACCTTTTCATACTGGTGCAGGGGGGAGCCAAATAATGTTCATAGCCAGCACTGTATGCAAATGAATTATAAAG GCCACAAATGCTGGGATGACGTGCAGTGCAACAAACACCTTCCATCTGTCTGTGTAAAGAAAACCAGCTGA